In one window of Nitrospira sp. DNA:
- a CDS encoding porin translates to MSEPCDTAEGSRHSSSSSKPPECATWYRRTRHAFVAALRLWACLSLCLTPVAAAASLPEASDWHYGAFLDLSYALDFNFPENHLWRNKSTSPRVNELAPNMAMGYVRKDSTAASHWGMELGVQAGYDTNGLVPSPNPGRDTPVDGADLLRHISRANVSYLAPLGNGLTVTVGLFNSYIGYQSVYALDNLNYSRSYMADNAPYFMFGVAAQYPVTDRLQVNLYAINGYNYLSHPNDQMSYGTQVAYRLSKEWTVTENLYYGPDQSNTSLQFWRFFSDSIVEWKHDRLTLALAYDFGTENAAEQPGHPRTFWTAAAFYARLNVCGPWSVALRPEFYWDRSGRISGSEQLLKAMTTTVEYRLDHRPSSAVIRLEHRYDESTQPGGGFFTQGEVAPGVIGLAREQHLLLLSLILAFRS, encoded by the coding sequence ATGAGCGAACCATGCGACACCGCAGAAGGTTCCCGACACTCGTCATCCTCCAGCAAGCCACCCGAGTGCGCAACGTGGTACAGGCGAACGCGTCACGCATTCGTCGCCGCACTGCGCCTGTGGGCATGCCTGAGCCTCTGCCTCACGCCCGTCGCGGCGGCAGCGTCATTGCCTGAGGCATCGGATTGGCACTATGGCGCGTTTCTGGACTTGAGCTACGCGCTCGATTTCAATTTCCCGGAAAACCATCTCTGGCGAAACAAGAGCACCAGCCCGAGAGTCAATGAGTTGGCCCCCAACATGGCGATGGGCTATGTGCGCAAGGACTCGACGGCCGCGTCACACTGGGGGATGGAGTTGGGAGTACAGGCCGGGTACGACACCAATGGACTCGTGCCCTCGCCGAACCCCGGCCGCGACACACCGGTGGATGGAGCGGATCTGCTCCGTCACATTTCACGAGCCAATGTCTCCTATCTGGCGCCGCTCGGCAATGGGCTCACCGTCACCGTCGGGTTATTCAACAGCTACATCGGATACCAATCGGTCTATGCGCTCGACAACCTGAACTACTCACGAAGCTACATGGCCGACAACGCCCCGTACTTCATGTTCGGCGTGGCGGCCCAATATCCCGTGACGGACCGCCTGCAAGTCAATCTGTATGCCATCAACGGGTACAACTACCTCTCCCATCCCAACGATCAGATGAGCTACGGCACGCAGGTCGCGTACCGATTGAGCAAGGAATGGACCGTCACGGAAAACCTTTATTATGGGCCGGACCAATCCAATACGTCGCTCCAGTTCTGGCGGTTCTTTTCCGACAGTATCGTTGAGTGGAAGCACGACCGGCTGACCCTCGCGCTGGCCTACGACTTCGGGACGGAGAATGCCGCCGAACAACCAGGCCACCCGCGCACCTTCTGGACGGCGGCAGCCTTCTATGCCAGGTTGAACGTATGCGGTCCTTGGAGCGTCGCCCTGCGGCCGGAATTTTACTGGGACCGCAGCGGACGTATCTCGGGATCGGAACAACTCCTGAAGGCGATGACGACCACCGTGGAGTACAGACTGGACCACAGGCCGTCCAGCGCGGTGATTCGGTTGGAGCATCGGTACGACGAGTCCACCCAGCCAGGGGGAGGATTCTTCACACAAGGCGAAGTCGCTCCAGGCGTGATCGGACTGGCCCGGGAACAACATCTGCTTCTCCTGTCTCTTATCCTGGCCTTCCGCTCGTGA
- a CDS encoding mechanosensitive ion channel family protein: MKSCLGRCLYLCCVLLFPSASFAQVSATPPQLSAETPTRQIREAPVVYLGEPLFILHQKVGSFTPQQRAQAIQARLEQAASNPFSNFTAITTAETEHGTDIALEGFVLLTVTEGDARPLGRNRQDLAQEYAGKLQSVLQRAQRELSAEMLLTDAALAVAATAVFVAILLVLHKIFPRIYSRIEQWQDTYIKAIKIQRVEVFSAQTLTRQVVSIARGLRFLLTIMILYIYLTTVLGLFPWTRQLASTLVQAVVTTLSTIAEAFLSALPNLAAIVVIIMVTRYVIKLFRMMFNGIQRGAITFAGFHRDWADPTFKIVRFLIIAFAAMAIFPYIPGSQSEAFRGVSVFLGVLFSLGSAGAVSNAIAGIILTYMRPFQLSDRVKIADTVGDVTEKTLLVTRVRTIKNVDITIPNSLILGAHIINYSSTSLTAPPLILNTSVTLGYDAPWRTVHELLKKAALATRNILSDPEPFVLQTALNDFYVVYELNAYTGAPNKMAATYSDLHQNIQDTFNEAGVEILSPHYAQVRDGNKTTIPDSYLPPNYQAPAFRIDPLESLLGKPSPGGSPPKPPTP, from the coding sequence ATGAAGTCCTGCCTGGGACGGTGCCTGTATCTGTGTTGCGTACTCCTCTTCCCAAGTGCTTCTTTCGCCCAAGTGTCGGCAACACCCCCTCAACTCTCCGCGGAAACACCGACACGGCAGATCCGCGAAGCGCCCGTGGTCTACCTTGGAGAGCCCCTCTTCATCTTGCATCAGAAGGTCGGGTCCTTCACCCCTCAGCAACGCGCCCAGGCCATTCAGGCTCGACTCGAGCAAGCCGCGAGCAACCCCTTCAGTAACTTCACTGCGATCACCACCGCTGAAACCGAACACGGCACCGACATCGCACTCGAAGGCTTCGTGCTGTTGACGGTGACCGAAGGAGATGCCAGGCCCTTGGGCCGAAATCGACAGGATCTGGCGCAGGAATACGCGGGCAAGCTACAGAGCGTGCTGCAGAGGGCTCAACGAGAGTTGAGCGCGGAGATGCTGCTTACGGATGCCGCGCTGGCGGTGGCAGCCACTGCCGTCTTCGTTGCGATCCTGCTCGTCCTCCATAAGATCTTTCCGAGAATCTACAGCCGCATCGAGCAATGGCAGGACACCTACATCAAAGCGATCAAGATTCAGCGGGTCGAAGTCTTCTCCGCCCAGACGCTCACAAGGCAGGTCGTCTCCATCGCCAGAGGCCTGCGCTTCCTGCTGACGATCATGATCCTCTATATCTACCTCACCACCGTGCTGGGGCTGTTCCCCTGGACGCGGCAGCTCGCCTCCACGCTCGTCCAGGCCGTGGTGACGACGCTCTCCACCATCGCCGAAGCCTTTCTCAGCGCGTTGCCCAACCTCGCGGCCATCGTTGTCATCATCATGGTGACACGGTACGTCATCAAGTTGTTCCGCATGATGTTCAACGGCATCCAGCGCGGAGCGATCACGTTTGCCGGCTTCCATCGCGACTGGGCCGATCCGACGTTTAAGATCGTCCGCTTTCTGATCATCGCATTTGCGGCCATGGCCATCTTCCCCTATATACCTGGCTCTCAATCGGAAGCGTTCCGAGGCGTCTCGGTATTTCTCGGCGTCTTGTTCTCCCTGGGTTCTGCCGGCGCCGTCAGCAATGCCATCGCCGGCATTATCCTGACCTACATGCGCCCGTTCCAACTCAGCGACCGGGTGAAGATCGCCGATACCGTCGGCGACGTGACGGAGAAGACCCTGCTCGTGACCCGTGTTCGGACCATCAAGAACGTCGACATCACGATTCCCAACTCACTCATTCTCGGCGCACACATCATCAACTACAGTTCCACGTCGTTGACGGCGCCGCCGCTGATCCTCAACACCTCCGTCACCCTCGGCTACGATGCCCCGTGGCGGACCGTCCATGAGCTGCTCAAGAAAGCGGCGCTGGCCACCAGAAACATCCTCTCGGACCCGGAGCCGTTCGTGCTGCAAACGGCGCTCAACGACTTTTATGTCGTCTATGAGCTGAATGCGTATACGGGCGCCCCGAATAAGATGGCCGCCACCTATTCGGATCTCCATCAGAACATTCAGGATACCTTCAATGAAGCCGGGGTAGAAATTCTGTCTCCGCACTATGCCCAGGTACGCGACGGCAACAAAACCACAATTCCAGACTCCTACCTCCCGCCAAACTACCAAGCGCCGGCCTTTCGCATCGACCCATTGGAGAGCCTCCTTGGGAAACCCTCACCGGGCGGGTCTCCGCCGAAACCCCCGACGCCATGA
- a CDS encoding sodium:proton antiporter, which yields MTLMHTITILVCLSAGFSYLNHRYIKLPVTIGLMAIALAMSLVLLFLGKLGYGIESQARSFVQSIDFGEALLHGMLSFLLFAGALHVNLDDLLEQKWFIGTLACGGVLVSTAIVGSLTYLGLEWLGHPVPLIAAFLFGALISPTDPIAVLGILKKANAPKRLEIKITGESLFNDGVGVAVFLVLLAMAESGRVTPGDVGWLLLQEAVGGILLGLVLGYGAYLMLKSIDQHNVEILITLALVMGGYAVADVLHTSGPIAVVVAGLLIGNQGRHLAMSDTTREYLDTFWELIDELLNAILFVLIGLEVLVLSFRDEYLFAGLLAIPLVLFARFISVSLPVQLFRLFEDLTNRATLILTWGGLRGGISVAMALSLPASPYRDAIVTMTYIVVVFSILVQGLTIERLIRATEKL from the coding sequence ATGACGCTGATGCACACCATCACGATTCTGGTCTGTTTGTCGGCCGGTTTCAGCTACCTCAATCACCGATATATCAAACTGCCGGTCACGATCGGTCTGATGGCCATCGCCTTGGCCATGTCGCTCGTGCTGCTGTTCCTGGGCAAGCTTGGGTATGGCATCGAGAGCCAGGCGAGGAGTTTCGTCCAGAGCATCGACTTCGGCGAGGCTCTCCTGCACGGCATGCTCAGTTTTCTGCTGTTTGCCGGGGCGCTTCACGTCAATCTCGACGATCTGCTCGAGCAAAAATGGTTCATCGGGACGTTGGCGTGCGGAGGGGTGCTTGTCTCCACGGCGATTGTGGGCTCGCTCACCTATCTGGGGTTAGAGTGGCTGGGACATCCGGTTCCGCTGATTGCCGCCTTTTTGTTCGGGGCCCTGATCTCACCGACCGATCCGATCGCCGTGCTGGGCATTCTGAAAAAGGCAAATGCGCCGAAGCGTTTGGAAATCAAGATCACGGGAGAATCGCTCTTCAACGACGGCGTCGGGGTCGCGGTGTTCCTGGTCCTGCTGGCCATGGCGGAATCCGGGCGAGTCACGCCTGGGGATGTGGGATGGTTGTTGCTGCAGGAAGCTGTCGGAGGCATCCTGCTTGGCCTCGTGTTGGGGTACGGCGCCTATCTGATGCTCAAGTCCATCGACCAGCATAATGTCGAGATCCTGATTACGCTGGCGCTCGTGATGGGTGGGTATGCGGTGGCTGATGTCTTGCACACGTCGGGCCCCATTGCCGTGGTCGTGGCGGGGTTGCTGATCGGGAACCAAGGCCGGCATTTGGCGATGTCGGACACCACACGGGAATATTTGGATACGTTTTGGGAGTTAATCGATGAGCTGTTGAACGCCATTCTCTTTGTGTTGATCGGACTGGAAGTGCTGGTCTTAAGTTTTAGAGACGAATATCTCTTTGCCGGACTGTTGGCCATTCCTCTGGTGCTGTTCGCGCGCTTTATCAGTGTGAGTCTCCCCGTGCAGCTGTTTCGTTTGTTCGAGGATTTGACGAACCGCGCGACCTTGATCCTGACCTGGGGAGGCTTACGCGGTGGGATCTCCGTCGCTATGGCCCTCTCACTACCCGCCTCGCCGTATCGTGACGCGATCGTGACCATGACCTATATCGTGGTGGTTTTCTCCATTCTCGTTCAAGGACTCACCATCGAGCGGCTCATTCGAGCGACCGAAAAACTCTAG
- a CDS encoding sigma-54-dependent Fis family transcriptional regulator: protein MTEEWGAVLVVDDDADMRSLLCDVLQGRGHQCTGVGSGDDALQRLSEEDYAVVLTDLRMKGMLGTELLAEVKHRYPDIGVILMTAFGSVETAVEAIRHGASDYLTKPVKTEELVRVVERAIREAALRREVSRLRKEVHKEYSFHQILGKSKPMQAVFDLIRRVADSPTNVLITGESGTGKELVAKAIHYNSDRRDAPFVPVNCAAIPEQLLESELFGHMRGSFTDAKMDKRGLFEEAQKGTLFLDEISELPLMLQAKLLRAIQEREIRRVGATKSIPVDVRIIAATNLNLAEEVKNKRFREDFYYRLNVIELRLPPLRERREDIPILVDAFLKKCADSRGKQVKGLSESALAMLADYAWPGNVRELENVIERAVTLSHGDMIGADDLPVQVQGSRGDRRILDEAAERTLPLHEVEKEYIVKILEKTGGNKYQAAHVLGIDRKTLYRKLAEIEGKPHSDA, encoded by the coding sequence ATGACTGAGGAATGGGGCGCGGTCCTGGTGGTCGACGATGATGCCGACATGCGCAGCCTGCTGTGCGATGTCTTGCAGGGCCGCGGGCATCAATGCACGGGTGTCGGCAGTGGTGACGACGCACTTCAGCGGCTGAGTGAAGAAGATTATGCCGTGGTCCTGACCGACCTTCGCATGAAAGGCATGTTGGGCACGGAGCTGTTGGCGGAGGTGAAACACCGGTATCCCGATATCGGCGTGATCCTGATGACGGCCTTCGGATCTGTGGAGACGGCGGTCGAGGCGATCCGGCATGGCGCCAGCGACTATCTGACCAAACCGGTGAAAACCGAGGAACTGGTGCGAGTGGTCGAGCGCGCGATCCGGGAAGCGGCGCTCCGGCGCGAAGTCAGCCGGCTACGGAAAGAGGTGCACAAGGAGTACAGCTTTCATCAAATTCTCGGCAAGAGCAAACCGATGCAGGCGGTCTTCGATCTGATTCGACGCGTGGCCGACAGTCCCACCAATGTGTTGATCACGGGAGAGAGCGGAACGGGAAAAGAACTGGTCGCCAAGGCCATTCATTACAACAGCGACCGGCGGGATGCGCCGTTTGTCCCGGTGAACTGCGCCGCGATCCCGGAGCAATTGCTGGAAAGTGAACTCTTCGGGCACATGCGCGGCTCGTTTACAGACGCCAAAATGGACAAGCGCGGGCTCTTTGAAGAAGCACAAAAAGGCACGTTGTTTCTGGATGAAATCAGCGAACTTCCGCTCATGCTCCAGGCAAAACTCCTGCGGGCGATTCAGGAACGGGAAATCCGTCGCGTGGGGGCGACCAAATCTATTCCCGTGGACGTGCGGATCATCGCCGCCACGAACTTGAACCTTGCCGAAGAAGTCAAGAATAAGCGATTCCGCGAAGATTTTTACTATCGTCTCAATGTGATCGAGTTGCGTCTTCCCCCGCTGCGGGAACGCCGGGAGGATATTCCGATTCTGGTCGATGCCTTCCTGAAGAAGTGCGCCGACAGTAGGGGCAAGCAGGTCAAGGGCCTCAGCGAATCCGCCCTTGCCATGCTGGCCGACTATGCCTGGCCGGGGAATGTGCGGGAGTTGGAGAACGTCATTGAGCGGGCCGTCACGCTGAGCCATGGGGACATGATCGGCGCGGACGATTTGCCGGTGCAGGTGCAAGGCTCCAGAGGCGATCGCCGGATTCTCGATGAAGCCGCGGAACGTACCCTGCCGCTGCACGAAGTGGAGAAAGAGTACATCGTGAAAATTCTGGAAAAGACGGGCGGCAACAAGTATCAGGCCGCGCATGTCCTGGGTATCGACCGGAAGACCCTGTATCGGAAGCTTGCCGAAATCGAAGGCAAACCACACTCAGACGCGTAG
- a CDS encoding efflux RND transporter periplasmic adaptor subunit has translation MESDHSEQNPRQPTRPAPVVLVPVPVVQGQGHDQVPVRVGAGPHPGRKRRIPLLLAVVGLLAILALGLWHWWSNNPVAGHYKTLPVDRGPITSLVTATGAVNPVISVQVGSQVSGKIAKIYADFNSIVREGQVLASIDQKPYQAKVSQAKAALKSAKATLAKARNMLAQRTLELNRMAALREQQFVAQSDLDLSRTNHRDAEAQVDLSQAQVDQAKATLSSAELDLGYTTIISPVNGTVVSRNVEEGQTVVASFQTPTLFVIAQDLTRMQVIANVSESDIGGVSEGTSADFRVDAYPREFFHGVVTQVRNAPVSIQNVVTYDVIISVENPELKLKPGMTANITIVTARNEDALRAPNAALRFRMPGVPVDRKTAQLWVLEPTGRVRAAPITTGIADSLFTEITTGEAREGDAAIVGIASVEDSAQEKLPPGFEFGPKMR, from the coding sequence ATGGAGTCAGATCACTCGGAACAGAATCCGCGGCAGCCCACCCGCCCGGCTCCGGTCGTGCTGGTTCCTGTTCCGGTAGTGCAAGGTCAAGGCCATGATCAGGTGCCTGTCCGAGTCGGCGCCGGTCCCCATCCCGGCAGAAAGCGGCGGATACCGCTTCTCCTCGCGGTGGTGGGGCTTCTGGCGATCCTAGCTCTCGGATTGTGGCATTGGTGGTCCAATAACCCGGTTGCCGGTCACTATAAGACCCTCCCCGTCGACCGCGGCCCGATCACCTCACTGGTCACGGCCACGGGAGCCGTGAACCCCGTCATCTCCGTGCAGGTCGGCAGTCAGGTCTCCGGAAAGATCGCGAAAATCTACGCCGACTTTAACTCCATCGTGCGGGAAGGCCAGGTCCTCGCCTCCATCGACCAGAAACCCTATCAAGCCAAGGTCAGCCAGGCCAAAGCCGCACTCAAAAGCGCCAAAGCCACATTGGCCAAAGCCCGCAACATGCTCGCGCAGAGGACACTGGAGCTCAATCGCATGGCTGCGTTGCGGGAGCAACAATTCGTCGCCCAGTCGGATCTGGATCTGTCGAGAACCAACCATCGCGATGCCGAAGCACAGGTGGATCTGTCTCAGGCACAGGTCGACCAAGCCAAGGCCACCCTGTCGTCTGCGGAATTGGATTTGGGTTACACCACCATTATTTCGCCGGTCAACGGCACCGTCGTCTCCCGTAACGTAGAGGAAGGGCAGACGGTCGTCGCCAGCTTTCAAACCCCGACCCTCTTCGTGATCGCCCAGGACCTCACCCGCATGCAGGTCATCGCCAATGTCAGCGAATCCGATATCGGCGGCGTCAGCGAGGGCACCTCCGCCGACTTTCGTGTCGATGCGTACCCGCGTGAGTTTTTCCACGGGGTCGTGACGCAGGTCCGGAACGCCCCGGTCAGCATCCAGAATGTGGTCACCTACGACGTCATCATCTCCGTCGAAAACCCCGAATTGAAACTCAAGCCCGGCATGACGGCCAACATCACCATCGTGACGGCGCGCAACGAAGATGCGCTCCGCGCCCCCAACGCGGCCTTACGATTTCGTATGCCCGGCGTGCCGGTGGATCGCAAGACGGCGCAGCTTTGGGTGCTGGAGCCAACAGGTCGTGTGCGGGCGGCGCCAATCACGACGGGCATTGCGGACTCGCTGTTCACGGAAATCACGACCGGCGAGGCGCGCGAGGGCGATGCCGCCATCGTGGGGATTGCCTCAGTGGAAGACAGCGCCCAGGAAAAACTCCCGCCCGGGTTTGAGTTCGGGCCGAAGATGCGGTGA
- a CDS encoding PAS domain S-box protein, whose product MQPLHQKSPLFEYGLPLLLTVGIFVLDLSAPAGIDLWLLYAIPFTLIAVSSLGRVPRYCMGLVALLALIGPLASSAGSLPLSSWLNRLLGIGIMGAVAALVAGRRSSPASPGLSSRAVTTVRAGRHQPEAGEVSDAEARARAEAAVVGAVAGQRRAEAELHQDKLRFEGIVHSAMDAIITIDEAHKIVLINQAAERMFQWGAEEVLGRPLDRLLPERFRSAHDEHIREFGRSGITTRQMGALGMVMGVRANGEEFPIEAAISQIGVEGTRYYTVILRDITERRRLEQELAEREALLRAIIEAEPECVKLLNLDGTIRTINAAGLAMIEATSGADVIGRDACQLVTDEFRSVYRNLVGKAGRGEAGRLEFQMVGLLGTHRWLDTHVVPLRSADGTITAVLGVTRDVTEWKKTEALLRQSEDRYRRLLAVLPDAILVNRENRIIFTNEQGVRLFGARSGEEILGKSLYDLAHPDYHELIGERIRHLLGPGNTVPEVEEKIVRLDGVSVDVAVRAARFQDEEGFGILVVLRDISMRKAAEQKLRESEERLQSLLGAMEDVIWSSSLDLSTMFYVSPSVMEIYGRPTEAFLARPSLWLEAVHPDDRVIAEQARQALSTLGEFDVEYRIVRLDGDLRWLHDRGRVIKDPEGRPLRIDGIASDITERKRLQAQLRRTERVAELGTVASGMAHEIGTPMNVILGRAEYLMERTKEEPVRKGLQTIVSQVERITRVMNQLLAFARRRPVEHRALDLRQTIEDNLEIFQERLSHSNISVETSFADACPLVHADADQMSQVLINLVMNAIHAMPGGGVLKLALAPDRDMVRLSVADTGHGMPRDVIAKVFDPFFTTKEFGKGTGLGLTVVKGIIEEHSGTIEVESEPERGTTFIICLPVHTNADPHLG is encoded by the coding sequence GTGCAGCCCCTTCATCAGAAATCCCCGCTGTTCGAATACGGCCTTCCATTGTTGCTGACGGTCGGGATCTTCGTCCTGGATCTGTCGGCGCCTGCCGGCATCGACCTGTGGCTGCTCTATGCGATTCCGTTCACTCTGATCGCGGTGTCCTCACTCGGGCGGGTTCCCCGCTATTGTATGGGTCTGGTGGCGTTGCTGGCGCTCATCGGCCCTCTTGCGTCCTCCGCCGGGTCGCTGCCGCTTTCCTCATGGCTCAATCGTCTGCTGGGCATCGGGATCATGGGCGCCGTGGCCGCGCTGGTTGCCGGCCGTCGGTCTTCTCCTGCGAGCCCAGGCCTGTCGTCCCGGGCGGTGACGACGGTTCGGGCCGGGCGGCATCAACCGGAGGCAGGCGAGGTTTCGGACGCGGAAGCGCGGGCCCGGGCTGAAGCGGCGGTGGTCGGTGCGGTGGCCGGACAACGTCGTGCCGAAGCAGAACTGCATCAGGACAAACTCCGCTTCGAAGGCATTGTGCACTCGGCGATGGATGCGATCATTACCATCGACGAAGCCCACAAGATCGTGCTGATCAACCAGGCGGCGGAACGGATGTTTCAGTGGGGCGCCGAGGAAGTGCTGGGGCGGCCGCTGGATCGACTGCTTCCCGAGCGTTTCCGCAGTGCCCATGATGAGCATATCCGGGAGTTCGGCCGTTCCGGTATCACGACGCGCCAAATGGGCGCGCTGGGCATGGTGATGGGGGTCCGGGCCAACGGAGAGGAATTTCCGATCGAAGCCGCGATCTCGCAGATCGGTGTGGAAGGGACGCGGTATTACACCGTCATCCTCCGCGACATTACCGAACGCAGACGGCTCGAGCAAGAGCTGGCGGAACGCGAGGCCCTGTTACGGGCGATTATTGAGGCCGAGCCCGAATGTGTGAAGTTACTCAATCTGGATGGCACCATCCGGACCATCAATGCTGCAGGCCTCGCCATGATCGAGGCGACGAGCGGTGCCGACGTCATCGGACGGGATGCCTGCCAACTGGTCACCGACGAATTTCGATCGGTCTACCGTAACCTGGTCGGCAAAGCCGGGCGGGGAGAAGCGGGACGATTGGAGTTTCAGATGGTCGGTCTCCTGGGGACTCACCGCTGGCTGGATACGCATGTGGTGCCGCTGCGATCGGCCGACGGCACCATTACGGCGGTCTTGGGTGTGACGCGCGATGTGACCGAGTGGAAAAAAACCGAGGCGCTGCTGCGCCAAAGCGAAGACCGGTATCGCCGGCTCCTGGCGGTCTTGCCGGATGCCATTCTGGTTAACCGTGAGAACCGGATCATCTTTACCAACGAACAGGGGGTTCGGTTGTTCGGGGCCCGGTCGGGAGAGGAGATTCTCGGTAAGTCGCTGTACGACCTGGCGCATCCCGACTACCACGAGTTGATCGGTGAACGGATCAGGCATCTCCTGGGGCCCGGCAACACGGTACCTGAGGTCGAGGAAAAGATCGTGCGCTTGGACGGGGTGAGTGTGGATGTGGCTGTCAGGGCTGCCCGGTTTCAGGATGAAGAGGGGTTCGGGATACTGGTCGTCTTGCGGGACATTTCGATGCGCAAAGCGGCCGAGCAGAAGTTGAGGGAGAGCGAAGAGCGGCTTCAGAGTTTATTGGGAGCGATGGAGGATGTCATCTGGTCGTCGTCGCTGGATCTGTCCACGATGTTTTATGTCAGTCCGTCCGTGATGGAGATCTATGGCCGCCCGACCGAAGCATTTTTGGCCCGGCCCTCGTTATGGCTGGAGGCCGTTCATCCCGATGATCGCGTGATTGCCGAACAGGCGCGACAGGCCCTCTCGACGTTGGGGGAGTTCGATGTGGAGTATCGCATCGTCAGACTCGACGGCGATCTGCGTTGGCTGCACGACCGCGGGCGGGTCATCAAGGATCCCGAAGGCCGTCCGTTGCGCATCGACGGCATTGCCAGCGACATCACGGAGCGGAAGCGGTTGCAGGCGCAACTTCGCCGGACGGAGCGCGTGGCCGAACTGGGAACGGTGGCATCCGGCATGGCGCATGAGATCGGCACGCCCATGAACGTCATTCTGGGACGGGCCGAATATCTGATGGAACGAACGAAGGAGGAGCCCGTCAGGAAGGGGCTCCAAACCATCGTCAGTCAGGTCGAACGAATTACGCGGGTGATGAATCAGTTGCTGGCGTTTGCCCGGCGCCGTCCGGTCGAACACCGTGCCTTGGACTTGCGCCAGACCATCGAGGACAACCTGGAAATTTTCCAGGAGCGCCTGTCGCACAGCAACATCAGCGTAGAAACCTCGTTCGCCGACGCCTGCCCGTTGGTGCATGCCGATGCCGATCAGATGAGCCAGGTCTTGATCAACCTGGTGATGAATGCGATCCATGCGATGCCCGGGGGAGGGGTCTTGAAGCTGGCACTGGCGCCGGACCGTGACATGGTCCGGTTGTCGGTGGCGGATACCGGTCACGGGATGCCCCGGGACGTGATCGCCAAGGTGTTCGACCCGTTTTTCACCACCAAGGAGTTCGGAAAGGGAACCGGGTTAGGTCTGACTGTGGTGAAGGGCATCATTGAGGAACACAGCGGAACGATTGAGGTGGAGAGTGAGCCTGAGCGGGGGACGACCTTCATCATTTGCCTACCGGTGCATACCAATGCCGACCCTCATCTTGGTTAG
- a CDS encoding ABC transporter permease, producing MGFLWLTIQSALRVLRRNPLRAGLTMLGIVIGVGAVVGMVSLGQGATASVQREIASLGTNVLIIIPGATTTGGVRGGLGSVSTLTVDDARDIEKRIGDISLVTYASRSVLQAVHEHKNWNTIALGTTTAFPDLRNWPVADGNFFTQADEDAAAKVVVLGKTVADNLFERGEEVIGAQIRVKNVPLRVIGILSSKGQSLSGQDQDDIVVLPFTTAERKVLGTKFLGTVGIIMVATQHRYSIPAAVEEIKELLRARHRIHPAEENDFTIRTMEDVAKTVAGASRTMMVMLLSIASISLVVGGIGIMNILLVSVTERTREIGIRMAVGAKRAHILLQFLVEAIILTAIGGVAGVIFGIAGARLLTRLIGWPTIISSQAVAVAFLFSLAVGIFFGLYPANKASRMNPIEALHYE from the coding sequence ATGGGATTTCTCTGGCTGACCATTCAATCCGCCCTGCGGGTGCTCCGGCGCAATCCGCTACGCGCAGGGTTGACCATGCTCGGCATTGTCATCGGCGTCGGCGCCGTCGTCGGCATGGTGAGTCTCGGGCAGGGCGCGACCGCCTCGGTCCAACGCGAGATCGCCAGCCTCGGCACCAACGTGCTCATCATCATCCCCGGCGCCACCACGACGGGCGGCGTACGAGGCGGACTCGGTTCGGTCTCGACGCTTACCGTGGACGATGCACGCGACATCGAAAAACGCATCGGCGATATCAGCCTCGTCACCTATGCCTCTCGATCGGTCCTCCAAGCGGTCCACGAACATAAGAATTGGAACACCATCGCGCTCGGCACCACTACCGCCTTTCCCGATCTTCGAAACTGGCCGGTAGCCGACGGCAATTTCTTCACCCAGGCGGATGAGGACGCCGCGGCCAAAGTCGTGGTGCTCGGAAAAACCGTCGCGGACAATCTGTTCGAGCGCGGAGAGGAAGTGATCGGGGCGCAGATCCGGGTCAAGAATGTGCCGCTACGTGTGATCGGCATTCTTTCGTCCAAGGGCCAATCCCTCTCCGGACAGGATCAGGACGACATCGTCGTCCTGCCGTTCACGACCGCAGAGCGAAAAGTGCTGGGCACGAAATTTCTGGGCACGGTCGGCATCATCATGGTCGCCACCCAGCACCGCTACAGCATCCCGGCTGCCGTGGAGGAGATTAAAGAACTCCTGCGCGCACGGCACCGGATTCACCCGGCCGAAGAGAACGACTTTACGATCCGCACCATGGAGGATGTTGCCAAAACTGTGGCCGGAGCCAGCCGGACCATGATGGTGATGCTGCTGAGCATCGCCTCCATCTCGCTGGTCGTCGGCGGAATCGGGATCATGAACATCCTATTGGTCTCGGTGACGGAACGCACCAGGGAAATCGGCATCCGCATGGCCGTCGGCGCCAAACGCGCCCACATCCTGCTGCAGTTTCTGGTGGAAGCGATCATCCTGACGGCGATCGGCGGAGTGGCCGGGGTAATATTCGGGATCGCCGGCGCGCGACTCTTGACCCGCCTTATCGGCTGGCCCACGATCATCTCGTCGCAAGCAGTGGCCGTGGCCTTCCTCTTCTCGCTGGCCGTGGGCATCTTCTTCGGCCTCTACCCGGCGAACAAGGCCTCGCGGATGAATCCCATCGAAGCGCTGCACTATGAGTAG